A section of the Flaviflexus equikiangi genome encodes:
- a CDS encoding metal ABC transporter substrate-binding protein: MKRRFATTAMISTAALVLAACSSDDAADADTISVTTSIYPLQYVAQMVGGDQVAVTSITPPGSDDHSLELSPRQVTDLEKVDLVVTLSGYQAAMDDAIATTNPARVVDAAEHANLLDWETHVHDEDEEAADHDHADDEHAEHEHAEDDHAEDEHAHTDEAEDEAGHDHSGVDPHFWLDPVRLAGLAHPIAEELAEIDPENAGTYRSNADDLVAQLEDLDEDFSSGLNQCESTTFVVSHAAFGYLAHAYDLTQESIAGLEIDTEPSPKRVAEVSTLVDSTGVDVIFATSESEQSLVRALAEETGVRVDILDAGATQVDESVDYDELMRTNLDKLQTALGCM, encoded by the coding sequence ATGAAGAGACGCTTTGCCACCACAGCCATGATCAGCACCGCCGCACTGGTCCTCGCGGCCTGCTCATCCGATGACGCCGCAGACGCAGACACGATCAGTGTCACAACATCCATCTATCCACTCCAATACGTGGCCCAGATGGTGGGCGGAGACCAGGTAGCAGTCACCTCGATCACTCCCCCCGGCTCCGACGATCACAGCCTCGAACTCTCCCCGCGTCAGGTCACCGACCTGGAAAAGGTTGACCTCGTCGTGACGCTTTCTGGCTACCAGGCAGCCATGGACGACGCGATCGCGACGACGAACCCGGCACGGGTCGTCGACGCGGCAGAGCATGCGAACCTCCTCGATTGGGAGACCCACGTCCATGACGAGGACGAAGAGGCGGCCGATCACGACCACGCGGACGACGAACACGCAGAGCACGAGCACGCAGAAGACGATCACGCAGAAGACGAGCACGCGCACACTGACGAGGCAGAGGATGAGGCGGGCCACGACCACTCCGGTGTGGATCCTCACTTCTGGCTCGATCCGGTTCGCCTTGCAGGCCTGGCACATCCGATTGCGGAGGAGCTTGCGGAGATTGACCCGGAGAATGCGGGCACCTACCGAAGCAACGCGGATGATCTCGTCGCCCAGCTCGAAGACTTGGACGAAGATTTCTCCAGCGGCCTGAACCAGTGCGAGAGCACGACGTTCGTCGTCTCGCACGCAGCGTTCGGCTACCTCGCGCATGCCTACGATCTCACCCAAGAATCCATTGCCGGCCTCGAAATCGATACGGAGCCGTCTCCGAAGCGCGTCGCGGAAGTCTCCACCCTCGTCGACAGCACGGGCGTCGACGTGATCTTTGCTACCTCCGAATCGGAGCAATCGCTTGTCCGTGCGCTTGCTGAGGAGACTGGCGTCCGAGTCGACATCCTCGACGCCGGCGCTACTCAAGTGGACGAGTCCGTCGACTACGATGAGCTCATGCGCACGAACCTTGACAAGCTCCAAACCGCACTGGGGTGCATGTGA
- the dnaG gene encoding DNA primase, with translation MACSTVRHAEEPAVIPREDIDKVRELVRIEDIVGDYVSLKHAGSGSMKGLCPFHDEKSPSFHVRPLVGRWHCFGCGEGGDVFSFIEKIEHIPFVEAIQFLARKVGVELRDDARPREDRGVTRARLVDAHTQAVEFYRQRLAENTHAREFLTRRGFEQPVIDMFEVGYSPDSWDELLRHLRAKGFTEKELAATGLFTTGTRGMYDRFRGRLMWPIHSITGETIGFGARILGEGQPKYLNTPDSQLYQKSKVLYGLDLAKKHIAAERQIVIVEGYTDVMAAHIAGVTTAVATCGTAFGTEHTKIVRRLIGDSASPSAGVMLSTGQSVGGEIIFTFDGDAAGQKAALRAYEEDQAFAAQTFIAVAKDGKDPADVWLEKGDEAVKALIDSREPLFAFAIRSVLKGARLDTAEGRVAGLRAAAPMVAGIRDRVLRGEYTRQLAGWLGMDEDTVRGYVRGASGSQGQARQTPAQLAPRNQLRDPIERIERESLEVILQMPNYAGAAGVDDLPSETFVVPVHRSIHDAIRAAGGVAAYSLKADEFASRGVADAGGKANAWFIDQVCAQAEPEVATAISQIAVAPIPQTDPEGMWNYARGIILSLLRLGVTRQIGEIRGRLQRTNPEDDEYVALFTRLIQLEQQKRAYEEA, from the coding sequence ATGGCATGCTCGACTGTGCGGCATGCTGAGGAGCCCGCTGTGATTCCGAGAGAGGACATCGACAAGGTTCGCGAGCTCGTCCGCATCGAAGACATCGTCGGAGACTACGTGTCGCTCAAGCACGCAGGTTCCGGTTCGATGAAAGGGCTGTGCCCGTTCCACGACGAGAAATCCCCATCCTTCCATGTTCGTCCTCTTGTCGGACGCTGGCACTGCTTCGGGTGCGGGGAAGGCGGAGACGTCTTCTCCTTCATCGAGAAGATCGAGCACATTCCGTTCGTCGAAGCCATCCAGTTCCTTGCCCGTAAAGTCGGAGTCGAGCTGCGCGACGATGCTCGGCCCCGCGAAGACAGGGGAGTGACGAGGGCGCGCCTCGTCGACGCACACACTCAGGCGGTCGAGTTCTACCGCCAGCGTCTCGCCGAGAACACCCACGCGCGGGAGTTCCTCACGCGGAGGGGTTTCGAGCAGCCTGTCATCGACATGTTCGAGGTCGGCTACTCTCCCGATTCGTGGGATGAGCTTTTGCGGCATCTTCGCGCCAAGGGTTTCACCGAGAAGGAACTCGCGGCAACGGGTCTGTTCACGACCGGTACGCGCGGGATGTACGACAGGTTCCGCGGCCGGCTCATGTGGCCCATCCATTCGATCACGGGTGAGACGATCGGCTTCGGTGCCAGGATCCTCGGAGAGGGACAGCCGAAGTATCTCAATACTCCCGACTCCCAGCTGTACCAGAAGTCCAAGGTGCTCTACGGTCTCGACCTGGCGAAGAAGCACATCGCGGCCGAGCGCCAGATTGTTATCGTCGAAGGCTATACGGACGTCATGGCAGCTCACATTGCCGGGGTGACAACCGCTGTTGCCACGTGTGGCACCGCCTTCGGCACGGAGCACACGAAGATCGTGCGTCGACTCATCGGTGACTCCGCGTCACCGTCCGCGGGCGTCATGCTCTCGACCGGCCAGTCTGTTGGCGGGGAAATCATCTTCACCTTCGATGGCGATGCGGCCGGTCAAAAGGCCGCACTGCGAGCCTACGAAGAAGATCAGGCGTTTGCGGCACAGACCTTTATCGCCGTCGCGAAGGACGGCAAGGATCCGGCGGATGTGTGGCTGGAGAAGGGTGATGAGGCTGTCAAGGCGCTCATTGATTCGCGTGAGCCGCTCTTTGCCTTCGCTATCCGCTCAGTGCTGAAGGGTGCCCGCCTCGACACGGCAGAGGGGCGTGTCGCCGGACTGCGAGCCGCAGCCCCCATGGTGGCAGGAATTCGAGACAGGGTTCTGCGCGGCGAGTATACGCGCCAGCTTGCGGGCTGGTTGGGAATGGATGAGGACACGGTACGCGGCTACGTGCGCGGCGCGTCTGGCTCCCAGGGGCAGGCACGGCAGACACCCGCCCAGCTCGCGCCTCGGAACCAGTTGCGAGACCCGATCGAGCGCATTGAACGCGAATCGCTCGAAGTGATTTTGCAGATGCCGAACTATGCTGGCGCGGCCGGGGTCGATGACCTCCCCTCCGAGACATTCGTCGTGCCCGTTCATCGGTCCATCCACGACGCTATCCGGGCGGCGGGTGGAGTCGCCGCTTACTCCCTGAAGGCCGACGAGTTTGCGTCGCGCGGGGTGGCGGATGCTGGGGGGAAGGCCAACGCCTGGTTTATCGACCAGGTGTGTGCCCAAGCGGAGCCCGAAGTCGCCACTGCTATCTCGCAGATCGCTGTCGCTCCGATTCCCCAGACTGACCCCGAGGGGATGTGGAACTATGCGCGGGGTATCATCCTGTCCCTGTTGCGCTTGGGTGTGAC
- a CDS encoding glycine--tRNA ligase has translation MATSKLDSVISLAKRRGFVYPSGEIYGGTRSAWDYGPLGVELKENIKKQWWRSVVQAREDVVGIDSSIILPREVWVASGHLAVFSDPLTECQSCHKRFRVDQMQEEFAHKKDLADPDAVALSELGCPNCGVKGQWTEPRDFNMMLKTYLGPVEDESGLHYLRPETAQGIFVNYSNVMTSARQKPPFGIAQIGKSFRNEITPGNFIFRTREFEQMELEFFVKPGEDEEWHEYWLQTRTDWYVDLGIARENLRHYEHPQEKLSHYAKRTVDIEYKFGFQGGDWGELEGVANRTDFDLSTHTEHSGKRLEYFDQQSGERYTPYVIEPSAGLTRSLMTFLVEAYEEDEAPNTKGGVDTRTVLRLDPRLAPVKAAVLPLSRKAELTGRAKELAAELRQQFNVDYDDAGAVGRRYRRQDEIGTPYCVTYDFDSLEDQAVTIRDRDTMKQERVSLSKVSSYLNERIPR, from the coding sequence ATGGCTACTTCGAAACTTGACAGCGTTATCTCTCTCGCAAAGCGGCGAGGTTTTGTCTACCCGTCGGGTGAGATCTACGGCGGTACGCGCTCAGCCTGGGACTACGGTCCGCTCGGGGTGGAGCTTAAGGAGAACATCAAGAAGCAGTGGTGGCGCAGCGTCGTCCAGGCGCGAGAGGACGTCGTCGGTATCGACTCCTCGATCATTCTGCCGCGAGAGGTCTGGGTCGCCTCCGGGCACCTTGCCGTCTTCTCCGATCCGCTGACCGAATGCCAGTCCTGCCACAAGCGTTTCCGTGTGGACCAGATGCAGGAGGAGTTCGCACACAAGAAGGATCTTGCAGATCCCGACGCGGTGGCACTGTCCGAGCTCGGATGCCCCAACTGTGGCGTCAAGGGCCAGTGGACCGAGCCGCGAGACTTCAACATGATGCTCAAGACCTACCTCGGCCCCGTCGAGGACGAATCCGGTCTGCACTACCTGCGCCCCGAGACCGCCCAGGGCATCTTCGTCAACTACAGCAACGTCATGACGTCGGCGCGCCAGAAGCCGCCGTTCGGCATCGCCCAGATCGGCAAGTCCTTCAGGAACGAGATCACGCCCGGCAACTTCATCTTCCGCACACGCGAGTTCGAGCAGATGGAACTCGAGTTCTTCGTCAAGCCCGGCGAGGACGAGGAGTGGCACGAGTACTGGCTCCAGACCCGCACCGACTGGTATGTCGATCTCGGCATCGCACGGGAGAATCTTCGCCACTACGAGCACCCCCAGGAGAAGCTCTCCCACTACGCCAAGCGCACCGTCGATATCGAATACAAGTTCGGTTTCCAGGGCGGTGACTGGGGTGAGCTCGAGGGTGTCGCCAACAGGACCGACTTCGACCTGTCGACCCACACGGAGCACTCCGGGAAGAGGCTCGAATACTTCGATCAGCAGTCCGGCGAACGCTACACGCCGTACGTCATCGAACCCTCAGCAGGCCTGACACGGTCGCTCATGACATTCCTCGTCGAAGCCTACGAGGAGGATGAGGCTCCCAATACGAAGGGCGGCGTGGACACGCGCACGGTCCTCCGTCTCGACCCGCGCCTCGCACCCGTCAAGGCCGCCGTCTTGCCGCTCTCCCGCAAGGCAGAGCTCACAGGCCGGGCCAAGGAACTCGCCGCTGAGCTGCGTCAACAGTTCAATGTCGATTACGACGATGCTGGTGCAGTCGGCCGTCGCTACCGCCGCCAGGATGAGATCGGCACGCCTTACTGCGTCACCTACGACTTCGACTCGCTCGAGGACCAGGCCGTCACGATCCGTGATCGCGACACGATGAAGCAGGAGCGCGTGAGCCTGTCGAAGGTATCGTCCTACCTGAATGAGCGGATTCCGCGATAG
- the dusB gene encoding tRNA dihydrouridine synthase DusB — translation MSDLTIGNFTVTDVVLAPMAGVTNPPFRRLCREAGELGAREAGYEGISGLYVCEMVTTRALVERHPETMRMIEPDPEDPIRSIQLYGVEPKTVGAAVRILADEDRADHIDLNFGCPVPKVTRKGGGAALPWKLDLFTDIVTAAVENSGGIPVTVKTRIGIDADHHTYLDAGRIAQDAGISAMTLHGRTMTQHYAGHADWDAIASLVDALDIPVLGNGDLFSADDAQAMREHTGCAGIVVGRGCQGRPWIFTDLVAQSHGSTVRARPSFRDVASIIRRHAEYSIDHFGDELRAMREMRKHITWYLRGFSVGGEGRRDLALVSTLAELDDRLAAIPDQDYPEAADGPRGRAGTEKKSHLPEFWLDSRQLSAEQSLRIQAAEVDTSGG, via the coding sequence GTGTCTGACTTGACCATCGGAAACTTCACCGTCACGGACGTGGTCCTTGCCCCCATGGCAGGCGTCACCAATCCGCCTTTTCGGCGACTGTGCCGCGAAGCGGGTGAACTCGGTGCCCGCGAGGCAGGGTATGAGGGAATCAGTGGGCTGTACGTCTGCGAGATGGTGACCACACGGGCCCTCGTCGAACGGCATCCGGAGACGATGCGGATGATCGAGCCTGACCCTGAGGATCCGATTCGCTCCATTCAGCTCTATGGGGTGGAACCCAAGACGGTGGGTGCGGCCGTCAGGATCCTCGCGGACGAAGATCGCGCCGACCATATCGACCTCAACTTCGGATGTCCGGTGCCGAAGGTGACACGGAAAGGCGGCGGTGCCGCGCTGCCGTGGAAGCTCGACCTCTTCACCGACATCGTCACGGCCGCCGTCGAGAACTCCGGCGGCATCCCCGTCACCGTGAAGACCCGTATCGGTATCGACGCTGACCACCACACGTACCTCGATGCTGGTCGTATCGCCCAGGATGCTGGCATTTCCGCCATGACACTCCACGGACGGACAATGACACAGCACTATGCCGGCCACGCCGACTGGGATGCGATAGCCTCCCTCGTCGACGCACTCGACATCCCGGTCCTCGGCAACGGCGACCTGTTCAGCGCCGACGATGCTCAGGCGATGCGTGAACACACGGGATGTGCGGGGATCGTCGTGGGTCGCGGCTGCCAGGGCAGACCCTGGATCTTCACCGATCTCGTTGCGCAGTCGCACGGCTCCACCGTCCGTGCCCGACCATCCTTCCGGGACGTCGCGAGCATCATCCGCCGCCATGCCGAATATTCGATCGACCACTTCGGCGATGAGCTTCGGGCTATGCGCGAGATGAGGAAGCACATCACCTGGTATCTGCGCGGATTCTCCGTCGGCGGGGAGGGCCGCCGGGACCTGGCCCTCGTCTCCACACTCGCCGAGCTCGATGACAGGCTGGCAGCAATCCCCGACCAGGACTACCCGGAGGCGGCTGACGGTCCGCGCGGGCGCGCAGGCACGGAGAAGAAGTCGCACCTGCCAGAGTTCTGGCTCGATTCGCGCCAGCTCTCTGCCGAACAGAGCCTCCGCATCCAGGCCGCCGAGGTCGACACCTCGGGCGGGTGA
- a CDS encoding YibE/F family protein, which produces MHSHEEVSLEPGAARRVALWQALLVVPLALATLLGLIILWPSDSPAGTVPVMSESISLETGTVTEIGETDDAGATPVRVLLTGEGTEVPVHVPAEIVANGLDVGDSIEVMFTPAAVGTGTPYIFWDFERDVPLWLLIGAYVLVVAVVARGKGLAAVAGLALSLAIVVLFMLPALLAGSSPLLVVLVGAGAMMFASIYLAHGISIRTTTAILGTAGGLVVTGILAVLATDWANLTGTLSDSALSLTGYGIQLDQILVCGMILAGLGALNDVTITQVSTVWELRSANPSASTAQLYKQGMVVGRDHIASTIYTLAFAYVGTALPLLMAAAVLDRTFLDTLSTGEIAEEIVRTLVASIGLVLAIPLTTGIASRLARV; this is translated from the coding sequence GTGCACAGCCACGAGGAGGTTAGCCTCGAGCCGGGTGCGGCGAGACGTGTTGCCCTATGGCAGGCGTTACTCGTCGTACCCCTGGCACTGGCTACCCTCCTCGGGCTGATCATCCTCTGGCCGAGCGACAGCCCGGCCGGGACCGTGCCCGTCATGTCCGAGTCGATTTCGCTCGAAACCGGCACGGTGACAGAGATCGGCGAAACAGACGATGCTGGCGCCACTCCCGTGCGGGTCCTCCTCACGGGGGAGGGAACCGAGGTCCCAGTCCATGTCCCTGCCGAGATCGTCGCCAATGGACTGGACGTGGGCGACTCGATCGAGGTCATGTTCACTCCGGCGGCCGTGGGCACCGGAACCCCCTACATCTTCTGGGATTTCGAACGAGACGTTCCGCTTTGGCTTCTCATCGGCGCCTACGTCCTCGTCGTGGCCGTCGTCGCGCGCGGCAAGGGCCTCGCCGCCGTCGCGGGGCTCGCGCTCTCACTCGCGATCGTCGTCCTCTTCATGCTGCCCGCCCTCCTCGCCGGCTCTAGCCCCCTGCTTGTCGTCCTTGTCGGCGCCGGCGCCATGATGTTCGCCTCGATCTATCTCGCTCACGGCATCTCCATTCGGACGACGACCGCGATACTGGGCACTGCCGGTGGGCTCGTCGTGACGGGAATACTCGCGGTCCTGGCAACCGACTGGGCCAACCTCACGGGCACCCTTTCAGATTCTGCGCTCTCCCTCACGGGTTATGGGATCCAGCTCGATCAGATACTTGTCTGCGGCATGATCCTTGCCGGGCTCGGAGCGCTCAACGACGTCACCATCACCCAGGTGTCGACCGTGTGGGAGCTGCGCTCCGCCAACCCCAGCGCATCAACCGCTCAGCTCTACAAGCAGGGCATGGTCGTTGGACGAGACCACATCGCGTCCACGATCTATACGCTTGCCTTCGCGTATGTGGGAACAGCCCTCCCGCTGCTCATGGCGGCCGCTGTTCTCGATCGGACATTCTTGGATACACTGTCGACCGGCGAAATTGCCGAAGAGATCGTGCGCACGCTCGTCGCCTCGATTGGACTCGTCCTCGCCATCCCACTGACCACCGGAATCGCATCGAGGCTCGCTCGTGTCTGA
- a CDS encoding metal ABC transporter ATP-binding protein, whose amino-acid sequence MTAVSLRDVGVQVGSAKILSDISLDIADGTTMAILGPNGSGKSSLIRAMLGIYPHTGEISLLGQTLPGRGVDWRRIGYAPQRPTSTAGVPATALELVSSGLLYGRSFRFGAGYRDKAMAALEGVGLAHRAHQSVQTFSGGQQQRVMLARALVSNPSLLFLDEPFSGVDRTSREMITETLTAKHHEGLTIVVVLHELQNLRPLIDHTVVIEHGRIIHRGDAPRVAPGHDDPQHDHDHEHADEYTSFRTPDLEGGL is encoded by the coding sequence GTGACCGCTGTCAGTCTGAGGGATGTCGGAGTCCAGGTCGGGTCCGCCAAGATCCTGTCCGACATCTCTCTCGACATTGCTGACGGGACGACCATGGCGATCCTCGGACCCAACGGGTCCGGGAAGTCCTCCCTGATCCGCGCCATGCTCGGCATCTACCCGCACACCGGAGAGATCTCCCTCCTCGGGCAGACGCTTCCCGGACGGGGAGTGGACTGGCGGCGGATCGGATATGCTCCACAGCGGCCGACATCGACCGCGGGAGTTCCCGCAACCGCCCTCGAGTTGGTCTCTTCTGGACTGCTGTACGGCAGGAGCTTCCGCTTCGGTGCCGGCTACCGGGACAAGGCGATGGCGGCACTCGAGGGTGTCGGACTCGCCCACCGCGCCCACCAGTCTGTCCAGACCTTCTCGGGAGGCCAGCAGCAGCGTGTCATGCTTGCCCGTGCGCTCGTCTCCAACCCGTCGCTCCTCTTCCTCGATGAGCCGTTCTCGGGCGTCGATAGAACGTCACGGGAGATGATCACCGAAACCCTGACTGCGAAACATCACGAAGGACTCACCATCGTCGTCGTGCTCCACGAACTCCAGAACCTCCGCCCTCTCATCGACCACACGGTCGTCATCGAGCACGGCCGGATCATCCATCGCGGCGACGCTCCGCGCGTCGCACCGGGCCACGACGATCCCCAGCACGACCACGACCATGAGCACGCGGACGAGTACACCTCGTTCCGCACACCGGATTTGGAAGGCGGACTGTGA
- a CDS encoding deoxyguanosinetriphosphate triphosphohydrolase, which produces MEYVSIDVERWAPEGAHSQARGPFERDRARVLHSSGLRRLGAKTQVLGPASNDFIRTRLTHTLEVAQIGRSLAKYMGADQDLVETACLCHDLGHPPFGHNGERALAEVSTAIGGFEGNAQTLRLITRLEPKRFFPDDRPAGMNLTRATVDATIKYPWGAGEGRRKFNVYEDDRDVFEWARLGNEGQCVEAQMMDLADDIGYSVHDVEDAVVREHFSLESLRADSDRIVSATVGWYGGDSGRLSAAFERLFPLFPPTYSGSQRDLARLKDLTSTFIGRFLTAVTDASPQSARYTGGVIVPDDIADEILLLKGIAVTYVMAPRELEPTYLSQRSVLFDLVDALWDRPSEMEEMYLESYRRSGDDASKLRSIIDQVAALTDQSAMAWHARLCGMLRSPL; this is translated from the coding sequence GTGGAGTACGTCAGTATCGATGTTGAACGGTGGGCACCAGAAGGCGCCCACAGCCAGGCCCGCGGACCCTTCGAACGCGACCGGGCCCGGGTCCTCCATTCCTCTGGCCTGCGACGTCTCGGCGCCAAGACGCAGGTGCTCGGCCCAGCGTCCAACGACTTCATCCGCACCCGATTGACGCATACGCTCGAAGTCGCCCAGATCGGCCGTTCCCTGGCCAAATACATGGGAGCTGACCAGGACCTCGTCGAGACGGCCTGCCTCTGCCACGACCTCGGCCATCCTCCGTTCGGACACAACGGGGAGCGGGCACTCGCGGAGGTGTCCACAGCGATCGGTGGTTTCGAGGGCAATGCGCAGACTCTCCGTCTGATCACCCGCCTCGAACCGAAGCGGTTCTTCCCCGACGATCGCCCGGCAGGGATGAACCTGACGCGCGCCACGGTGGATGCGACGATCAAGTATCCGTGGGGTGCGGGGGAGGGTCGGCGCAAGTTCAACGTGTATGAGGATGATCGCGACGTCTTCGAGTGGGCGCGCCTCGGCAACGAGGGGCAGTGCGTCGAGGCCCAGATGATGGATCTCGCCGACGATATCGGCTACTCCGTCCACGACGTCGAGGACGCTGTCGTCCGCGAACATTTCAGCCTCGAGAGCCTCCGCGCGGACAGTGACAGGATCGTCTCCGCCACGGTCGGATGGTATGGCGGGGACAGCGGCAGGCTCAGCGCGGCCTTCGAGCGGCTGTTTCCGCTCTTCCCTCCCACATACTCGGGCTCCCAGCGTGACCTGGCGAGGCTGAAAGACCTCACCTCAACCTTTATCGGCCGTTTCCTCACGGCCGTCACCGACGCATCTCCCCAGTCGGCACGCTACACGGGTGGGGTGATCGTTCCGGATGACATCGCGGACGAGATCCTCCTCCTGAAAGGCATAGCCGTCACGTACGTCATGGCTCCGCGGGAGCTCGAACCGACATATCTGTCACAGCGCTCCGTCCTGTTCGACCTTGTTGATGCTCTCTGGGATCGCCCGTCTGAGATGGAGGAGATGTATCTGGAGTCCTATCGCCGATCGGGTGATGATGCGTCGAAGCTTCGGAGCATCATCGACCAGGTTGCCGCGCTCACGGATCAGTCTGCGATGGCATGGCATGCTCGACTGTGCGGCATGCTGAGGAGCCCGCTGTGA